In Nonomuraea sp. NBC_00507, the following are encoded in one genomic region:
- a CDS encoding DivIVA domain-containing protein: protein MTNQPSVEQFHAQFSGQGGDDDLLPWQDPGEAGEPNGEPRETPGRQPGGWWQEPGGPPETGGSWEEPQWDEPRPAGPAAEDTRSADWLTPARLRSVTFRRAPFGKRGLDEQQVNGLLDRIEEELTLLLQEKNALAAEVGRLREYIAGTQAPTPTGTQAPTPISGTGSAPEPIRGRKPTPELVRSDNGHAPAQAEPAGLSDAPAQAVVSRVHEAHVYAASILSQAQQAADQYMQEARQYSRELIEDARRRRTELLAKAVASGAGGEAWEQEATQLRAAARHYRGALRDHVQQLLANLDEWEQADDADPRETPLDEAPGRPD, encoded by the coding sequence ATGACGAATCAGCCCTCAGTGGAGCAGTTTCATGCCCAGTTCTCCGGCCAGGGCGGGGATGACGACCTCCTGCCGTGGCAGGACCCCGGCGAGGCAGGAGAGCCCAACGGCGAGCCGCGGGAGACACCGGGCAGGCAACCCGGCGGCTGGTGGCAGGAGCCGGGCGGACCTCCCGAAACCGGCGGGTCGTGGGAAGAGCCGCAGTGGGACGAGCCCCGCCCGGCCGGCCCGGCGGCGGAGGACACGCGCTCGGCCGATTGGCTCACTCCCGCCCGGCTGCGGTCGGTCACCTTCCGCAGGGCGCCGTTCGGCAAGCGCGGGCTGGACGAACAGCAGGTCAACGGCCTCCTCGACCGGATCGAGGAGGAGCTGACGCTGCTGCTGCAGGAGAAGAACGCGCTGGCCGCCGAGGTCGGGCGGCTGCGCGAGTACATCGCGGGCACCCAGGCTCCTACGCCGACGGGCACCCAGGCTCCTACGCCGATCAGCGGCACCGGGTCCGCCCCCGAGCCGATCCGCGGCAGGAAGCCCACTCCCGAACTGGTCAGGAGCGACAACGGTCATGCGCCCGCGCAGGCCGAGCCGGCCGGGCTCTCCGACGCGCCCGCGCAGGCCGTGGTGAGCCGGGTGCACGAGGCGCACGTCTACGCCGCGAGCATCCTGTCCCAGGCCCAGCAGGCGGCCGACCAGTACATGCAGGAAGCGCGGCAGTACAGCCGCGAGCTGATCGAGGACGCGCGCAGGCGCAGGACGGAGCTGCTGGCCAAGGCGGTCGCGAGCGGCGCGGGAGGCGAGGCGTGGGAGCAGGAGGCGACCCAGCTGCGCGCTGCCGCCCGGCACTACCGCGGCGCTCTGCGCGACCACGTCCAGCAACTCCTCGCCAACCTCGACGAGTGGGAGCAGGCCGACGACGCCGACCCGCGGGAGACTCCGCTGGACGAGGCCCCGGGCCGGCCGGACTGA
- a CDS encoding ABC transporter permease has translation MTRLQPVRLRPADMARLGVSGLRARPLRALLAALGIAVGIATMVTVVGISASSQERLLRQLDALGTNLLRVERGDNLFDDEPVDLPTTAASAVRRIDGVQKSSQTGETEATVRRNDLIPPSVSLGITVRATSLDLLDTLDGRVRAGAWLNPATERHPVVVLGAVAAERLGLTAPDARVWIGSRWFSVAGILDRMPLAEEIERSALVGFPAAKEYLDFDGHPTTVYERSADESVESVREALARTVNPERPDAVKVSRPSDALKAKAAAAGAFTGLMLGLGAVALFVGAVGVANTMVVAVLERRKEIGLRRSLGATRGQVRAQFLVEALILAVVGGAAGVLAGTLATLVYAAANALPAVVPMWALGGAAGTTVATGALAGLYPAIRASRVPPTVALSTQ, from the coding sequence ATGACCAGGCTCCAGCCGGTCCGGCTGCGCCCCGCCGACATGGCCAGGCTGGGGGTGTCCGGGCTGCGCGCCAGGCCGTTGCGCGCCCTGCTCGCGGCGCTGGGCATCGCGGTCGGCATCGCCACCATGGTGACGGTCGTCGGGATCTCGGCCTCCAGCCAGGAGCGGCTGCTGCGCCAGCTCGACGCGCTCGGCACGAACCTGCTGCGGGTCGAGCGCGGGGACAACCTCTTCGACGACGAGCCGGTCGATCTGCCGACGACGGCCGCCTCCGCCGTACGCAGGATCGACGGGGTGCAGAAGTCGAGCCAGACCGGCGAGACCGAGGCGACCGTGCGCCGCAACGACCTCATTCCCCCGTCGGTCTCGCTCGGCATCACCGTGCGTGCCACCAGCCTCGATCTGCTCGACACGCTGGACGGACGGGTACGCGCGGGCGCCTGGCTCAATCCGGCCACCGAACGGCACCCGGTCGTGGTGCTGGGCGCGGTCGCGGCGGAACGGCTCGGCCTCACCGCGCCCGACGCCCGGGTCTGGATCGGCAGCCGGTGGTTCAGCGTCGCCGGGATCCTGGACAGGATGCCGCTGGCCGAGGAGATCGAACGCTCGGCGCTGGTGGGCTTCCCTGCGGCCAAGGAGTATCTGGACTTCGACGGCCATCCCACCACCGTCTACGAACGCTCGGCCGACGAGTCGGTGGAAAGCGTGCGGGAGGCGCTGGCCCGCACGGTCAACCCGGAGCGGCCGGACGCGGTCAAGGTGAGCAGGCCGTCGGACGCGCTCAAGGCGAAGGCGGCGGCGGCCGGGGCGTTCACCGGTCTCATGCTCGGGCTGGGCGCGGTGGCGCTGTTCGTGGGCGCGGTCGGGGTGGCCAACACGATGGTGGTGGCGGTGCTGGAGCGGCGCAAGGAGATCGGCCTGCGCAGGTCGCTCGGCGCGACCAGGGGCCAAGTGCGGGCGCAGTTCCTGGTCGAGGCGCTGATCCTTGCGGTGGTGGGCGGGGCGGCCGGAGTGCTCGCCGGAACACTGGCCACGCTGGTCTACGCAGCGGCCAACGCGCTGCCCGCGGTGGTGCCGATGTGGGCGCTGGGCGGGGCGGCGGGCACGACGGTGGCGACCGGCGCGCTGGCGGGGCTCTATCCGGCGATCAGAGCCTCCCGCGTACCCCCCACGGTCGCGCTCTCGACCCAATGA
- a CDS encoding class I SAM-dependent methyltransferase encodes MMRSKAREERLRRYWNKHAPSYDRQMAFFDRRFFGDTRSWICGQARGDTLEVAIGTGLNLPFYPEGVRLTGIEWSPAMLDIARRRAAGLGLHPDLREGDAQALDFPDDTFDTVVCTFSLCGIPDDRQAISEMARVLRPGGLLLLADHVAASPWPVRLVQRLLEVVTVPMGGEHFLRRPIDLLPGHGFTIERHDRFKVGIVERLAARKPA; translated from the coding sequence ATGATGAGGTCCAAGGCTCGCGAGGAGCGCCTGCGCCGATACTGGAACAAGCATGCCCCCTCCTACGACCGGCAGATGGCGTTCTTCGACCGCAGGTTCTTCGGCGACACCCGCTCGTGGATCTGCGGGCAGGCCAGGGGCGACACGCTCGAGGTCGCCATCGGCACGGGTCTGAACCTCCCGTTCTATCCCGAAGGCGTCCGGCTGACCGGCATCGAGTGGAGCCCGGCCATGCTGGACATCGCCCGGCGCCGGGCGGCCGGCCTCGGCCTGCACCCCGACCTGCGCGAAGGGGACGCCCAGGCGCTCGATTTCCCTGATGACACCTTCGACACCGTGGTGTGCACGTTCTCCCTCTGCGGGATCCCCGACGACCGGCAGGCGATCAGTGAGATGGCACGCGTGCTCCGGCCCGGCGGGCTGCTCCTGCTCGCCGATCACGTCGCCGCGTCACCCTGGCCCGTTCGTCTGGTGCAACGCCTGCTCGAAGTGGTGACCGTGCCCATGGGCGGCGAACACTTCCTGCGCCGCCCCATTGACCTGCTTCCCGGCCACGGATTCACCATTGAGCGTCACGACCGTTTCAAGGTGGGCATCGTCGAACGCCTGGCCGCCCGCAAACCGGCGTGA
- a CDS encoding globin domain-containing protein, with the protein MGFRRIKDNFELVAKYGDAVPLYLFSDLFLRAPELRQLFPLTMSNQRARLMTALGHAVEHAGDLPEITPYLHRLGRSHRKYGAEPEHYAQWSVSFVAAMRRFSGPMWDAELEREWQAFLGEITQGMIEGAGQDAATRPPFWTAEVVSHERRAVDIAVLRLMLDRPYPYVPGQSAPVEMARWPNTWRYYSMANLPRQDNTIDLHVKAGGAVSRALVTEIQEGDTIKVGAPVGTLTLNPVTGRNLLLIAGGTGLAPIKAILEHVTRLPVPPWVSLFCGAREPEGLYDLAVLRSWASRHSWLTVTPALSDVCDADMAPSGTVGEVVGRYGRWEGYEAYVCGPPAMVDDVVGILRGNGFTDNRIHLEHFASAVDPLQRF; encoded by the coding sequence TTGGGCTTTCGGCGAATCAAAGATAACTTCGAGCTGGTAGCGAAATACGGGGACGCAGTACCGCTGTATTTATTCTCCGATCTGTTTCTTCGTGCTCCCGAGCTTCGGCAGCTGTTCCCGCTCACGATGTCGAACCAGCGGGCGAGGCTCATGACGGCGCTCGGTCATGCGGTGGAGCACGCGGGAGACCTCCCCGAGATCACCCCCTATCTGCACCGGCTGGGCCGCAGCCACCGGAAGTACGGCGCCGAGCCCGAGCACTACGCGCAGTGGAGCGTCAGCTTCGTGGCCGCCATGCGGCGCTTCTCGGGACCCATGTGGGACGCGGAGCTGGAAAGGGAATGGCAGGCGTTCCTCGGCGAGATCACCCAGGGCATGATCGAGGGCGCCGGGCAGGACGCGGCGACCCGTCCACCTTTCTGGACCGCGGAGGTCGTCAGCCACGAACGGCGCGCCGTCGACATCGCGGTGCTGCGTCTCATGCTCGACCGGCCCTATCCCTACGTTCCCGGTCAGTCCGCGCCGGTCGAAATGGCCCGCTGGCCGAATACCTGGCGCTATTACTCGATGGCTAATCTGCCGCGCCAGGACAACACCATCGACCTCCATGTGAAAGCCGGCGGCGCGGTCAGCCGGGCGCTCGTCACCGAGATTCAGGAAGGCGACACGATAAAAGTCGGCGCACCCGTCGGCACGCTCACCCTGAATCCGGTCACCGGCCGCAATCTGCTGCTCATCGCGGGCGGCACCGGCCTTGCGCCGATAAAGGCCATTCTGGAGCACGTGACGCGACTGCCCGTGCCGCCGTGGGTGAGCCTCTTCTGCGGCGCGCGCGAGCCGGAGGGACTCTACGACCTGGCCGTGCTGCGGTCCTGGGCGTCCAGGCACTCCTGGCTCACCGTCACCCCCGCGCTGTCCGACGTGTGCGACGCCGACATGGCGCCGTCGGGCACGGTCGGCGAGGTCGTCGGCCGCTACGGACGGTGGGAAGGGTACGAGGCGTACGTGTGCGGACCGCCCGCCATGGTCGACGACGTGGTGGGCATCCTGCGCGGGAACGGCTTCACCGATAACCGAATCCATCTCGAGCACTTCGCGAGCGCGGTGGACCCGCTACAGAGGTTTTAG
- a CDS encoding efflux RND transporter periplasmic adaptor subunit, producing the protein MPAAHAELRRLPVNGPLKGVFVAVATVAAGAAVTAGGVFAAAALFDDGPRATAAAPPSRPPVTATGEIVKGDLVDKETVDGKLTYGTGRTIKAGTAGTVTSLPAEGKVVERGEPLYRVDRKPLILLYGDLPAYRTLAEGVKKGPDVRQLERNLKELGFAKGVTVDTRFTEATARAVRRWQKHNGLERTGRTGAQEIVFLRGPARIGETDVEVGDRVAPQRPVLRVTSTDRLVRVELDADDQDLAKVGEKVAVKLAEGKSVKGSVSKVAKVAKLVKQSGNDEGRAVIEVEIEVPAKNAGVLDEAPVTVELRRLRAENVLSVPVEALLALPSGYGVEVVGQGGSLTRVPVTTGVFGDGRVEVRGSGLAAGMKVAVSGR; encoded by the coding sequence GTGCCGGCAGCACATGCCGAGCTTCGGCGGCTCCCAGTGAACGGGCCGCTCAAGGGCGTGTTCGTGGCCGTGGCGACGGTCGCCGCCGGCGCGGCGGTGACGGCGGGCGGGGTGTTCGCCGCGGCGGCGCTCTTCGACGACGGCCCGCGCGCCACGGCGGCCGCCCCGCCCAGCCGGCCACCCGTCACCGCCACAGGGGAGATCGTCAAGGGTGACCTGGTGGACAAGGAGACCGTGGACGGCAAGCTCACCTACGGCACGGGCCGGACCATCAAGGCGGGCACGGCGGGCACGGTGACGAGCCTCCCCGCGGAGGGCAAGGTGGTCGAGCGCGGCGAGCCGCTCTACCGCGTCGACCGCAAGCCGCTGATTCTCCTGTACGGCGACCTGCCCGCGTACCGGACGCTGGCCGAAGGGGTCAAGAAGGGCCCTGACGTCAGGCAGCTCGAGCGGAACCTGAAGGAGCTCGGCTTCGCCAAAGGCGTCACGGTGGACACCCGCTTCACCGAGGCGACGGCGCGTGCCGTACGGAGATGGCAGAAGCACAACGGGCTGGAGCGAACCGGCAGAACGGGCGCGCAGGAGATCGTCTTCCTGCGGGGACCCGCCCGGATCGGTGAGACGGACGTGGAGGTCGGCGACCGGGTGGCACCGCAGCGGCCGGTCCTGCGCGTGACCTCGACGGACCGGCTCGTCCGCGTCGAGCTCGACGCCGACGACCAGGATCTGGCCAAGGTCGGCGAGAAGGTCGCGGTCAAGCTGGCCGAGGGCAAGAGCGTCAAGGGATCGGTCTCGAAGGTGGCCAAAGTGGCCAAGCTCGTCAAACAATCGGGGAACGACGAGGGCCGGGCCGTGATCGAGGTGGAGATCGAGGTCCCGGCCAAGAACGCGGGCGTGCTGGACGAGGCCCCCGTGACGGTCGAGCTCCGGCGGCTGCGCGCGGAGAACGTCCTGAGCGTGCCGGTCGAGGCGCTGCTCGCGCTGCCCAGCGGCTACGGCGTGGAGGTGGTGGGCCAGGGCGGGAGCCTCACGCGGGTGCCGGTGACGACTGGGGTGTTCGGCGACGGCCGCGTGGAGGTACGCGGCTCCGGGCTCGCCGCGGGTATGAAGGTCGCGGTGTCGGGCCGATGA
- a CDS encoding ABC transporter ATP-binding protein — protein MRVLEIRRVSKSYGNVRALREVDLTVHAGEMVAIVGPSGSGKSTLLQIAGTLDRPTSGTVRVAGHDVNALSDNELSALRARYIGFVFQQFHLAPELSALDNVADGLLYSGLPRRRRRERARTALQRVRLADRLEHRPHQLSGGQMQRVAVARAVAGQPPLLLADEPTGNLDTEASAEVLSVFRALNAAGVTIVLITHDVDVAAACPRRVWVRDGRVTSS, from the coding sequence ATGAGGGTCCTGGAGATCCGCCGGGTGAGCAAGAGTTACGGCAACGTGCGCGCGCTGCGCGAGGTGGATCTGACCGTCCACGCGGGCGAGATGGTGGCCATCGTCGGCCCGTCGGGGTCGGGCAAGTCCACGCTGCTGCAGATCGCGGGCACGCTGGACCGGCCCACCTCGGGCACGGTGCGGGTGGCCGGGCACGACGTCAACGCGCTGTCGGACAACGAGCTGTCGGCGCTGCGCGCCCGCTACATCGGTTTCGTCTTCCAGCAGTTCCATCTGGCCCCGGAACTCTCGGCGCTGGACAACGTCGCCGACGGGCTGCTCTACTCCGGCCTGCCGCGGCGGCGCAGACGTGAGCGGGCAAGAACGGCGCTGCAGCGCGTGAGGCTGGCCGACCGGCTGGAGCACCGGCCGCATCAGCTGTCCGGCGGGCAGATGCAGCGGGTGGCCGTGGCCAGGGCCGTCGCGGGTCAGCCACCGCTGCTGCTGGCCGACGAGCCGACCGGCAACCTGGACACCGAGGCGAGCGCCGAGGTGCTGTCGGTCTTCCGCGCGCTGAACGCGGCCGGCGTCACCATCGTGCTGATCACGCACGACGTGGACGTGGCGGCGGCCTGCCCGCGCCGGGTCTGGGTCCGCGACGGCCGGGTCACCTCGTCATGA
- a CDS encoding LysE family translocator: protein MPIDAHLLVLFTMTTIVAMITPGPDMLFVLGCGMRGGARAGLLATAGVATSEAVHVAVAAVGLAALFEAVPVAFTVVRMVGAAYLIYLGVQMLRNRKGVDSEITVEGKGALSGRRAFTSGVLTNLLNPKMVTFTIAFLPQFINPELGQVWLQFAILGTILIALEFVVDGTVGVLAGRIGGWLRRRQAARRKVDIATGGIFIGLGVRLAVER from the coding sequence ATGCCTATCGACGCGCACCTTCTTGTGTTGTTCACCATGACCACAATCGTCGCCATGATCACTCCGGGGCCGGACATGCTGTTCGTGCTGGGCTGCGGGATGCGCGGCGGCGCGCGGGCCGGCCTGCTCGCCACCGCCGGGGTGGCCACGAGCGAGGCGGTTCACGTCGCCGTGGCGGCGGTCGGGCTCGCGGCGCTCTTCGAGGCGGTCCCGGTGGCCTTCACCGTGGTACGCATGGTCGGAGCCGCGTACTTGATCTACCTCGGCGTGCAGATGTTGCGGAACCGTAAGGGGGTCGACAGCGAGATCACCGTGGAGGGCAAGGGGGCGCTGTCGGGCCGCCGGGCGTTCACCAGCGGCGTGCTGACGAACCTGCTCAACCCGAAGATGGTCACCTTCACGATCGCCTTCCTCCCGCAGTTCATCAACCCGGAGCTCGGCCAGGTCTGGCTGCAGTTCGCGATCCTCGGCACCATCCTCATCGCGCTGGAGTTCGTGGTGGACGGCACGGTGGGCGTGCTGGCGGGGCGGATCGGCGGCTGGCTCCGCCGCCGGCAGGCCGCCCGCCGCAAGGTCGACATCGCCACCGGAGGCATCTTCATCGGGCTGGGGGTACGGCTGGCCGTCGAGCGCTGA
- a CDS encoding PhoX family protein: MTDFDRRGFLRTGLLGVMAGGPLAALSARTADASTMVKRAFSPDYGPLSPVKDHTTGLELLKLPRGFEYVTYGWTGDRMTDGRPTPGAHDGMAAFTPSDALKDRTAAGGAGGAGKGHWTVLVRNHELSGYTGAFVEPAYNPAARGGTTSLIFDTRKGEFVESWASLGGTIRNCAGGPTPWGSWLSCEETTEINGDYRHGYIFEVPHDKVSDAKPYKEMGRFSHEAVAVDPKTGWVYETEDATPSGFYRFRPKVKGDLAQGGVLEMMTIGASAYTTYQDGTGVSYPEIGWVAIDNPDPGANETSVVQQGIAKGGASFRRLEGAWYHDGKIYIVSTSGGPAGQGQVFEYDLAGNTMRVLFASPNAAVLNNPDNICVSPRGGIVLCEDGSGVEYLHGLTTEGEIFPFAENAVVIPAGGVPGKSVAPGTYTGSEWCGSVFDSRDGGWLFANIQSPGITFAITGPWENGSL; the protein is encoded by the coding sequence ATGACCGACTTCGACCGGCGGGGATTCCTGCGGACCGGATTGCTCGGTGTGATGGCGGGCGGGCCGCTGGCGGCGCTGTCCGCGCGCACCGCGGACGCCTCCACCATGGTGAAGCGGGCCTTCAGCCCCGACTACGGGCCCCTGTCCCCGGTCAAGGACCACACCACCGGCCTGGAGCTGCTCAAGCTGCCCCGCGGGTTCGAGTACGTGACCTACGGCTGGACCGGCGACCGGATGACCGACGGCCGTCCCACGCCCGGCGCGCACGACGGCATGGCCGCGTTCACGCCCAGCGACGCGCTCAAGGACAGGACAGCGGCGGGCGGCGCCGGCGGCGCGGGCAAGGGTCACTGGACGGTTCTCGTACGCAACCACGAGCTGAGCGGCTACACCGGCGCCTTCGTCGAGCCCGCGTACAACCCGGCCGCCCGCGGCGGTACCACGTCGCTGATCTTCGACACGCGCAAGGGCGAGTTCGTGGAGAGCTGGGCGAGCCTGGGCGGAACCATCCGCAACTGCGCCGGTGGGCCGACCCCGTGGGGCAGCTGGCTGTCGTGCGAGGAGACCACGGAGATCAACGGCGACTACCGGCACGGCTACATCTTCGAGGTGCCGCATGACAAGGTCAGCGACGCCAAGCCGTACAAGGAGATGGGCCGCTTCTCACACGAGGCCGTGGCCGTGGACCCGAAGACCGGCTGGGTGTACGAGACCGAGGACGCCACCCCCAGCGGCTTCTACCGCTTCCGCCCGAAGGTCAAGGGCGACCTGGCGCAGGGCGGCGTGCTGGAGATGATGACGATCGGCGCCTCGGCGTACACCACCTACCAGGACGGGACCGGCGTCAGCTACCCCGAGATCGGCTGGGTCGCCATCGACAACCCCGACCCCGGCGCGAACGAGACCAGCGTCGTGCAGCAGGGCATCGCCAAGGGCGGCGCCTCGTTCCGCCGGCTCGAGGGCGCCTGGTACCACGACGGCAAGATCTACATCGTCAGCACCAGCGGCGGCCCCGCCGGGCAGGGCCAGGTGTTCGAGTACGACCTCGCCGGCAACACCATGCGGGTGCTGTTCGCCTCGCCGAACGCGGCCGTGCTGAACAACCCCGACAACATCTGCGTCAGCCCGCGCGGCGGCATCGTGTTGTGCGAGGACGGGTCCGGCGTGGAGTACCTGCACGGGCTCACCACCGAGGGGGAGATCTTCCCCTTCGCGGAGAACGCGGTCGTCATCCCGGCCGGTGGCGTGCCCGGCAAGTCCGTGGCGCCCGGCACCTACACCGGTTCGGAGTGGTGCGGGTCGGTGTTCGACAGCAGGGACGGCGGGTGGTTGTTCGCCAACATCCAGTCGCCCGGCATCACCTTCGCCATCACCGGCCCGTGGGAGAACGGCTCCCTGTAG